Within Actinoplanes sp. L3-i22, the genomic segment ATCTTGTCGTCGGCGGTGGCCATCACGAACAGGCCGCCGACCTCGATCAGCCGCCCCTTGCCGTCCTGCGACTTCGGGAACGTGAAGACCTGGTCGTCCTTGCCGGCGTCGCAGGCGGCGATCTTCAGCTGCAGGGACGCGCTGCCGCCGGGCGAGTGCACCACCAGGCACCACGGCTCGCCGCCCTCGATCATCCTGGCGGTCTGCAGCACGTACTTGTCGCTGCCCGCCGCGACCGGCGTGGTCACGAAGTAGGCGCGGTCGTCGAGGTGGTCGGTGGTGGTCAGGATGCCGTCCGCCCCGACGGTCAGCATCTTGCGCCCGCCGGACCGGGTGGTGGCGAAGACGAACTGCCGCCCGCCCTGGATCGCGGCGCCCGGCCCGACCGGCGCGATCCCGGCCGGCGCGCCCGGACTGCCGCCGCTCTCCACCGGCGCGCTGCTGCCCGCCGGCGCACTGCTGCCCGCCGGCGCGCTGCTCGCGACCGGGGCCGCCCCGGTCGCCGGCGCCGAGCTGCCGGTCGGCGCGGCCGCGGTGTCCCCCGCGGAACAGGCCGCCGCGCTCAGGGCGAGAAGGCAACTTCCGGCGAGCAGTGCGATCTTGGACATGTCGACCCTTTCGGATGGGCGTGCCCCGCTGGCACGCCCCCATCCTGGACGAAATGCCCCATCGCCGCCGTCCGGGAACACCCCGGCGGCATCAATCCGGGAGATCAAGAACCTTGCGGAGGTACGGGATGTGCTCGGTGCCCGTCCACCGGTAGCCGGCCAGCCCCGCCGCCCGCGCGCCCCCGATCGCCCGGTCGTCGTCGTCCACGAACAGCACGTGCTTGGGCACCGCCCCGATCGCCAGGCAGGCCTGCTGGAAGAACTCCGGCGCCGGTTTGTGCACCTTCAGCTCCCACGAGCTGATCACCAGGTCCACCTCGTCGGTCAGGCCGAGCGCGTCCAGGTCGGCGTGGAGCCGGTCGGTGGCGTTGGTGGCCAGCCCGACCTTGCGCCCGGCGGCCCGCACCGAGCGGACGAACGCCAGTGCCTCCGGGTCCACCTCACCCCGGTACGCCTGCCACTCCGCGACCGCCGCGGTGGCCGCCGCCTCGTCGAGCGGCAGCCGGCTCGCGACCAGGCCCATCCACTCCGCGTCGGAGATCTCGCCGGCCACCGCGGGGCGGTAGAGATCCCACGACATCGACGTCTCGAGGAGGGCGGCCGGTTTGAGGCCGTACTTCACCTCGACGGCGATCATCGGAGCCGGGTCCCAGCGGCGCAGCACGCCGTCCAGGTCGATGAGCAGGGCCCGGGCGCGGTCGCGCATAAAAGTTACCTAGTCCTCTGGTTCGCGGTTCAGGCGTTGGCTGATCACCTGGGTGACGCCGGC encodes:
- a CDS encoding HAD family hydrolase, which encodes MRDRARALLIDLDGVLRRWDPAPMIAVEVKYGLKPAALLETSMSWDLYRPAVAGEISDAEWMGLVASRLPLDEAAATAAVAEWQAYRGEVDPEALAFVRSVRAAGRKVGLATNATDRLHADLDALGLTDEVDLVISSWELKVHKPAPEFFQQACLAIGAVPKHVLFVDDDDRAIGGARAAGLAGYRWTGTEHIPYLRKVLDLPD